A window of Pusillimonas sp. T7-7 contains these coding sequences:
- a CDS encoding class I SAM-dependent methyltransferase, with protein MPTAQHLASSTVSWNENDSIREALWLTSAQGSAPLRIVIADDTLSADAAYRLISQGTSLLWRGDFQNARQLLQALARRIDNKPEVKKNRKADPAPATTPLDLFNRHRQQQSQRTALLNRVLIELDAHACIALRRAPDVQEACHAALGDIGAAFLIPLRALQGLIGAHEWRKKGVAVAGLTDKIHVHYGVFSPNRGEYIALVAQAPLPATDLAFDIGTGSGVLAAVLAQRGLRKIIATDQDTRALDCARENINRLGLAKTIELQQTDLFPDGKSSLIICNPPWLPARPTTAIEHAIYDPDNRMLLGYLQGLPAHLQADGEGWLIMSDLAEHLGLRSPDFLSKAITNAGLRVIEQHTARPSHPKATDLTDPLHQARQAEVTSLWRLGLQQQ; from the coding sequence ATGCCTACAGCCCAACACCTTGCATCAAGCACCGTCTCCTGGAATGAAAACGACAGCATTCGGGAAGCACTATGGCTGACCAGCGCACAAGGCTCGGCGCCTTTACGCATTGTCATTGCCGACGACACGCTAAGCGCCGACGCCGCCTACCGACTGATCAGTCAGGGCACATCACTGCTATGGCGCGGCGATTTCCAGAATGCCCGACAATTGCTGCAGGCGCTTGCTCGCCGAATAGACAACAAGCCCGAGGTCAAAAAAAACCGCAAGGCTGACCCTGCCCCCGCGACAACACCACTGGATCTTTTCAACCGGCATCGTCAGCAGCAATCTCAACGCACCGCTCTGCTCAACCGCGTGTTGATAGAGCTTGATGCCCATGCATGCATAGCCCTGCGGCGCGCACCCGATGTACAAGAAGCGTGCCACGCGGCCCTGGGCGATATTGGCGCTGCCTTCCTGATCCCCTTGCGCGCCCTGCAGGGCCTCATAGGCGCTCATGAATGGCGCAAAAAAGGCGTTGCCGTAGCGGGGTTGACCGACAAAATCCATGTGCATTACGGCGTATTTTCACCCAATCGCGGCGAATACATAGCTTTGGTTGCCCAAGCGCCCTTGCCAGCCACGGATCTTGCCTTTGACATTGGAACAGGCAGCGGCGTGCTGGCGGCGGTGCTGGCGCAACGCGGGCTGCGCAAGATCATAGCAACTGACCAGGACACCAGAGCACTGGACTGCGCCCGCGAAAATATCAATCGTCTGGGTTTGGCAAAGACTATCGAGTTGCAACAAACCGACCTATTCCCGGACGGCAAAAGTTCTTTGATTATCTGCAACCCCCCGTGGCTGCCTGCCCGACCGACCACAGCCATCGAGCACGCCATCTATGACCCCGACAACCGCATGCTGCTGGGCTACCTGCAGGGCTTGCCGGCTCATCTGCAAGCTGATGGCGAGGGCTGGCTGATCATGTCGGACCTGGCTGAACACCTGGGCTTGCGCAGCCCGGATTTCCTTTCCAAGGCCATCACCAACGCAGGGCTACGCGTCATTGAACAGCATACCGCCAGGCCCAGCCACCCCAAGGCCACAGACCTCACCGACCCACTGCACCAAGCGCGGCAGGCCGAAGTCACCTCTTTATGGCGTCTTGGCCTTCAGCAGCAATAG
- a CDS encoding ribbon-helix-helix protein, CopG family: MESKTARLTVLIDPNKKKAFERLCASQDITPSQVVRQLIRNYLAEHGVSYGKAASTTTNPKVRGKSA, encoded by the coding sequence ATGGAAAGCAAGACAGCCCGCCTGACGGTGCTTATCGATCCCAACAAAAAGAAAGCATTCGAACGCCTTTGTGCCAGCCAGGACATCACTCCTTCGCAGGTTGTGCGGCAACTGATACGTAATTACCTGGCCGAGCATGGCGTCAGCTACGGCAAGGCCGCCAGCACAACGACCAATCCAAAAGTCAGGGGAAAATCGGCATAA
- a CDS encoding nitric-oxide reductase large subunit, with amino-acid sequence MREYKKLWWVLLAVLALTFAVLGWSGVEIYRQVPPIPEQVITTSNKVLMTKEEILDGQTAWQSTGGMQVGSVWGHGSYQAPDWSSDWLHRELVAWLNLAAQETAGVPFDELDSDRQIVLKNQLKNEYRRNTLDPETGVMTVTDRRAQAMAQTGEYYIKLYGSDPEFRSSRSNFAMKEDTLPSLERREDLAKFYFWTAWAASTERPNSQVTYTNNWPHEPLIDNKPSTANVLWSIASVIFLIAGIAFLVWGWAFTHREEPEPVAPKRDPLSIGPLTPSQRALGKYLFLVVALFVFQVLLGGFTAHYTVEGQTFYGIDVSQWFPYSLTRTWHLQTALFWIATGFLAAGLFLAPMINGGKDPKHQKLGVDVLFWALVVLVVGSYIGNFLAIKHIMPEHLNFWLGHQGYEYLELGRVWQLVKFLGLAFWLLLMLRGMLPAFKKEGDKNLLALLAASTIAIGLFYGTGLFYGERTHITIMEYWRWWVVHLWVEGFFEVFATTALAFIFSSMGLVSKRGATVASLASASLFMLGGVPGTLHHMYFSGTTTPVMAIGASFSALEVVPLIVLGYEAWENWRLKERAPWMEAVRWPLMCFVAVAFWNMLGAGVFGFMVNPPISLYYIQGLNTTPVHAHAALFGVYGFLAIGFTLLVLRYIVPGFSFNEKLMRTGFWGLNGGLVLMIATSLLPIGIIQFYASVSEGMWYARSEEFMQQPLLETLRWVRTFGDVVFIVGALAIFWQVVLGVFRPKSYAARANYVVTAGAE; translated from the coding sequence ATGCGCGAGTATAAGAAGTTATGGTGGGTATTGTTGGCCGTTCTGGCGCTTACCTTTGCGGTTCTGGGATGGAGCGGGGTCGAAATCTATCGACAGGTTCCGCCTATCCCGGAACAGGTGATCACGACCTCGAACAAGGTATTGATGACCAAAGAAGAAATTCTTGATGGCCAAACTGCCTGGCAAAGCACAGGCGGCATGCAGGTCGGGTCGGTTTGGGGCCATGGCTCCTACCAAGCGCCTGACTGGTCTTCAGACTGGCTGCACCGCGAACTGGTGGCCTGGCTGAATCTGGCCGCACAGGAAACGGCCGGTGTTCCTTTCGACGAGCTGGACTCCGACAGACAGATTGTCTTGAAGAATCAGCTCAAGAATGAGTATCGCCGCAACACGCTCGACCCTGAAACAGGCGTTATGACAGTGACTGACCGGCGTGCTCAAGCCATGGCGCAAACGGGCGAATACTACATAAAGCTGTATGGCTCCGATCCGGAGTTCCGCAGCTCGCGTTCCAACTTCGCCATGAAGGAAGACACCTTGCCCAGTCTGGAGCGCCGCGAAGATCTGGCCAAGTTCTACTTCTGGACGGCATGGGCGGCATCAACCGAGCGGCCCAACAGCCAGGTCACTTACACCAACAACTGGCCGCATGAGCCGCTGATCGACAATAAGCCGTCCACGGCCAATGTGTTGTGGTCGATTGCCAGCGTGATCTTCCTGATTGCAGGGATTGCCTTCCTGGTCTGGGGCTGGGCATTTACGCATCGTGAAGAGCCTGAACCGGTCGCGCCCAAGAGGGACCCTCTGAGCATTGGGCCGTTGACGCCTTCGCAGCGCGCATTGGGCAAGTATTTGTTCCTGGTGGTGGCTCTTTTTGTTTTCCAGGTCTTGCTGGGTGGCTTTACTGCGCACTATACGGTCGAAGGGCAAACCTTCTACGGTATTGATGTATCGCAGTGGTTCCCCTATTCATTGACGCGTACCTGGCACTTGCAGACGGCTTTGTTCTGGATTGCCACGGGCTTCCTGGCCGCGGGCCTGTTCCTGGCGCCCATGATCAACGGCGGGAAGGATCCCAAGCATCAGAAATTGGGTGTCGATGTCTTGTTCTGGGCGCTGGTGGTACTGGTGGTTGGTTCGTACATCGGCAACTTCCTGGCCATCAAGCACATCATGCCCGAGCATCTGAACTTCTGGCTGGGCCACCAAGGTTACGAGTATCTTGAATTGGGCCGCGTCTGGCAGCTTGTGAAATTCCTGGGCCTGGCTTTCTGGCTGCTCCTGATGCTGCGCGGCATGTTGCCGGCGTTCAAGAAAGAAGGCGACAAGAACTTGCTGGCCTTGCTGGCTGCGTCCACCATTGCCATCGGCCTGTTCTATGGCACTGGTTTGTTCTATGGCGAACGCACTCACATCACCATCATGGAGTACTGGCGCTGGTGGGTGGTGCACCTGTGGGTAGAAGGTTTCTTTGAAGTGTTCGCTACAACAGCACTGGCCTTCATCTTCTCGAGCATGGGCCTGGTATCGAAACGTGGCGCAACCGTTGCCAGCCTGGCATCGGCATCGCTGTTCATGCTCGGTGGCGTACCTGGCACCTTGCATCACATGTACTTCTCGGGCACGACTACACCCGTCATGGCCATAGGCGCCAGCTTCAGCGCGCTTGAAGTGGTGCCCTTGATCGTGCTGGGTTACGAAGCGTGGGAAAACTGGCGTCTTAAAGAGCGTGCTCCCTGGATGGAAGCCGTTCGCTGGCCCTTGATGTGCTTTGTAGCCGTGGCCTTCTGGAATATGCTGGGCGCCGGTGTGTTCGGTTTCATGGTGAACCCGCCCATCTCGCTGTACTACATCCAGGGCCTGAACACCACTCCTGTTCACGCGCATGCCGCCCTGTTTGGCGTGTATGGCTTCCTGGCCATAGGCTTCACCTTGCTGGTGCTGCGCTACATCGTACCCGGCTTCAGCTTCAACGAAAAGCTGATGCGTACGGGCTTCTGGGGATTGAATGGCGGCCTGGTGCTGATGATTGCCACCAGTCTGCTGCCTATCGGCATCATTCAGTTCTACGCCAGCGTGTCGGAAGGCATGTGGTATGCCCGCAGCGAAGAGTTCATGCAGCAACCTCTGTTGGAAACCCTGCGCTGGGTCCGCACCTTTGGTGACGTTGTGTTCATCGTGGGCGCACTGGCCATCTTCTGGCAAGTCGTGCTGGGTGTGTTTCGCCCAAAAAGTTACGCTGCCCGGGCCAACTATGTTGTAACGGCCGGAGCCGAATAA
- a CDS encoding TM2 domain-containing protein produces the protein MLQKIILVIAIFIIILVALTFGETIAHDAFVWISHLTGLVIENFSDIYYAARDYVHTHAAKVLIALVLTVPISLWIIKNRSDELEKPTNHRKIAIVLALFLGWLGAHRFYLGQIGWGIFYLIILYLFAPLVIILGLIDAVRYMFMSDEDFAQARI, from the coding sequence ATGCTGCAAAAAATTATTCTGGTAATCGCCATCTTCATCATTATTCTGGTGGCGCTGACTTTTGGCGAAACCATCGCTCATGATGCTTTCGTCTGGATCTCGCACCTGACCGGTCTGGTCATCGAAAACTTCTCGGATATCTATTACGCAGCCCGCGACTATGTGCACACGCATGCCGCCAAAGTCCTTATTGCCCTGGTACTGACGGTGCCAATCAGCCTGTGGATCATCAAGAACAGAAGCGATGAACTTGAAAAGCCCACCAACCATCGCAAAATCGCTATTGTGCTGGCTTTGTTCCTGGGCTGGCTCGGCGCCCACCGCTTCTACCTTGGGCAGATAGGCTGGGGTATTTTTTATCTGATCATTTTGTATCTATTCGCCCCGCTGGTGATCATACTCGGCCTGATCGATGCCGTACGCTATATGTTCATGAGCGACGAAGACTTCGCGCAGGCGCGCATCTAA
- the norR gene encoding nitric oxide reductase transcriptional regulator NorR, producing MHQLILADLLTDLPNAVRLQRAVHTLREHFECDAVGLLSLDDDSLRLVAASGLAHEALGRRFVVAQHPRFATILSRREPTWFEPGSMLADPYDGLLDDKKGLPLPVHDCLGMSLYTEGRPWGVVTLDALAVGAFDDAALAELQHYSLILEAAIRVTALEKENRSLKLLGSSVNDAMQIVDESEILGASDAITQLLHELDVVADSDLPVLLTGETGVGKDLFARRLHRRSRRSQQPMVHVNCAALPESLAESELFGHVKGAFSGASSDRAGRFEAAQGGSLFLDEVGELPLSVQAKLLRALQNGEIQRLGADQTIKTDVRIIAATNRQLKESTSAGNFRADLYHRLSVYPVHIPPLRERGRDVLILAGHFLELSRARLGLRGLRLSYAAERALLNYTWPGNVRELEHVVSRAALKTLSRGASRDQILTLEPEVLDVDAAEPIHEPDSTAPDSASPVHIGSAAEQKAMPLRITMENSQRHAVQQALAQTNNNWAQAARLLDIDSSNLHKLARKLGLK from the coding sequence ATGCATCAACTAATACTCGCCGACCTGCTTACCGACCTGCCCAATGCCGTCAGGCTGCAAAGGGCGGTGCACACCTTGCGCGAACATTTCGAATGCGACGCAGTCGGGCTGCTCAGCCTGGACGACGACAGCCTGCGCCTGGTCGCCGCCTCCGGTTTGGCCCACGAAGCGCTGGGACGGCGTTTTGTTGTTGCACAGCACCCGCGTTTTGCCACCATTTTGTCGCGACGCGAACCAACCTGGTTCGAGCCCGGCAGCATGCTGGCTGACCCCTACGACGGCCTGCTCGACGATAAAAAAGGCTTGCCACTGCCCGTGCACGACTGTTTGGGCATGAGCTTGTACACCGAAGGCCGGCCCTGGGGGGTGGTGACTCTGGACGCACTGGCAGTCGGCGCATTCGATGATGCCGCACTGGCCGAGCTGCAGCATTATTCTCTTATACTTGAAGCAGCCATCCGGGTTACAGCACTCGAAAAAGAAAACCGCAGCCTGAAACTGTTGGGCAGCAGCGTCAACGACGCCATGCAAATAGTCGATGAAAGCGAGATCCTTGGGGCAAGCGACGCTATTACGCAGCTGCTGCACGAACTGGATGTGGTTGCTGATTCCGACTTGCCCGTGCTGCTGACCGGTGAAACCGGTGTTGGCAAAGACCTTTTCGCACGTCGGCTGCATCGCCGGTCCCGGCGCAGCCAGCAACCCATGGTTCATGTCAATTGCGCCGCCCTGCCCGAGTCGCTGGCCGAAAGCGAATTGTTCGGGCACGTGAAGGGAGCATTTTCCGGCGCCAGCAGCGATCGCGCCGGCCGCTTCGAGGCCGCCCAAGGGGGGTCGCTGTTTCTGGACGAGGTCGGTGAGCTGCCCCTGTCGGTCCAGGCCAAATTATTGCGCGCCCTGCAAAACGGGGAAATCCAGCGGCTGGGCGCCGACCAGACCATCAAGACCGATGTCCGCATCATTGCCGCCACCAACCGGCAACTCAAAGAGAGCACCTCAGCGGGGAATTTCCGTGCCGACTTATATCATCGCCTCTCGGTGTACCCGGTACATATTCCACCCTTGCGCGAGCGCGGGCGCGACGTACTGATACTCGCGGGGCATTTCCTGGAGCTCAGTCGCGCGCGATTGGGCTTGCGTGGCCTGCGCCTGTCGTATGCGGCCGAAAGAGCGCTCTTGAACTACACATGGCCTGGCAATGTGCGCGAGCTCGAACACGTGGTCAGTCGCGCCGCTCTGAAAACACTCAGCCGCGGAGCATCACGCGACCAAATTCTTACGCTCGAGCCCGAGGTCCTGGATGTAGACGCTGCCGAACCCATTCATGAACCCGACTCAACGGCACCAGACAGCGCAAGCCCCGTTCATATCGGGTCCGCTGCCGAACAGAAAGCCATGCCTTTACGCATCACAATGGAAAACTCCCAGCGGCATGCCGTACAGCAGGCCCTGGCACAGACCAATAATAACTGGGCGCAAGCGGCGCGCCTATTGGACATTGACAGCAGCAACCTGCACAAACTGGCCAGGAAGCTGGGGCTGAAATAA
- a CDS encoding helix-turn-helix domain-containing protein — translation MIISLVSELEALRKAAGLTQGQLADRAGLNRMTVQRLESGSLDPRVSTLLEMARAMGMELMLVPQSLRQEVHGFIQSGGRVLGQPTGADAPKSVVDLLALSDKASGKKSKS, via the coding sequence ATGATCATTTCCTTGGTGTCTGAGCTTGAAGCACTCAGAAAAGCCGCAGGTCTCACACAGGGGCAATTGGCTGACCGAGCGGGCTTGAATCGCATGACCGTGCAAAGGCTGGAAAGCGGCTCCCTTGATCCTCGCGTATCCACGCTGCTTGAAATGGCGCGCGCCATGGGTATGGAACTGATGCTGGTGCCCCAGTCCCTGCGCCAGGAAGTTCACGGCTTCATTCAGTCTGGCGGCCGGGTGCTGGGCCAGCCCACGGGGGCTGATGCACCGAAGTCTGTGGTCGACCTGTTGGCCTTGTCAGACAAGGCTTCCGGTAAGAAAAGCAAGTCATGA
- a CDS encoding hemerythrin domain-containing protein, which translates to MNALVPASTELADWRSASAEDLVAHIVKRFHERHREQLPELIRLSRKVEHVHQSSADCPAGLADALGELQQALESHMLKEEQVLFPMLVKGMGTSVRGPVAIMRLEHEEQSQGMDEIRRLTHGLVIPDDACATWRALYSGLSSFIEDLSQHIELENDVLFLNGSNAAKGAEHARV; encoded by the coding sequence ATGAACGCCTTAGTGCCAGCATCGACAGAACTCGCCGATTGGCGCAGTGCTTCCGCCGAAGACCTGGTCGCCCATATCGTAAAGCGCTTTCACGAGCGGCATCGGGAACAACTGCCCGAATTGATCCGTTTGTCGCGAAAGGTCGAGCATGTGCATCAGTCCAGTGCGGATTGTCCGGCGGGCTTGGCCGACGCGCTCGGTGAGCTGCAGCAGGCCTTGGAAAGCCACATGTTGAAAGAAGAGCAGGTGCTGTTTCCCATGCTTGTAAAGGGTATGGGCACATCGGTTCGTGGTCCTGTGGCGATTATGCGCCTGGAACACGAAGAGCAGAGTCAGGGCATGGATGAAATCCGTCGCCTTACTCATGGCCTGGTCATTCCCGACGATGCGTGTGCCACCTGGCGTGCGCTTTACAGTGGATTATCAAGTTTTATTGAAGATTTGTCGCAGCACATAGAACTGGAAAACGATGTGCTGTTCTTGAATGGCTCGAATGCAGCAAAAGGAGCTGAACATGCGCGAGTATAA
- a CDS encoding lipoate--protein ligase A, translating into MPFTLLPYVGNEPQHARFDESLIALAAQQGPSASIWEAEQGLVVPRTYRRYADFEQACEQLEQAGWPVTVRQSGGGIVPQGPGIINLSLAYSVRGKPLDHSDAAYLLICGIISRALQQFGIASHPQAVEGSFCDGRYNLAVGQGPEAKKIAGTAQMWRRHPATTAGSDQQIVLVHALILAQADVQNLCTLANHFEQILGSNKCYDSERVASVHTFQSKLASVEGSWVSALNNALARQIKQLP; encoded by the coding sequence ATGCCGTTCACATTACTGCCCTATGTGGGGAATGAGCCGCAACATGCCCGCTTTGATGAGTCGCTCATCGCCCTGGCCGCCCAACAAGGCCCAAGCGCCAGCATCTGGGAAGCCGAGCAAGGGCTGGTGGTGCCACGCACCTATCGACGCTACGCCGACTTTGAACAAGCCTGCGAACAATTGGAACAAGCCGGCTGGCCTGTAACGGTACGCCAGTCTGGCGGGGGTATCGTGCCTCAAGGACCTGGCATCATTAACCTGAGCCTGGCTTATTCGGTGCGGGGTAAACCGCTGGATCACTCCGATGCCGCTTATCTGCTTATATGCGGCATCATCAGTCGGGCGCTACAGCAGTTCGGCATCGCCTCTCATCCGCAGGCGGTGGAAGGCTCCTTCTGCGATGGCCGCTACAACCTGGCGGTAGGCCAGGGACCCGAGGCGAAAAAAATTGCCGGTACGGCACAAATGTGGCGCAGGCATCCGGCAACGACTGCCGGATCAGACCAGCAGATCGTTCTGGTCCATGCCCTGATACTGGCGCAGGCAGATGTGCAAAACCTGTGCACGCTGGCCAATCATTTTGAGCAGATACTGGGCAGTAACAAATGCTATGACAGCGAGCGAGTTGCCTCTGTGCATACGTTTCAAAGCAAACTGGCGTCCGTCGAGGGCTCGTGGGTATCGGCACTGAATAACGCTCTGGCCCGGCAGATAAAACAGCTGCCATGA
- a CDS encoding tautomerase family protein: protein MPYVTISATEGLSAEKKKQLLERSSDAVVQSIGAPLASVRVMLHELPGGHYLNAGQFNTPGLMFVVDFIEGRTEEQRNALIAALSKTGTETTGIPESEVRVRLLDFPKANMGMAGGISAKAMGR from the coding sequence ATGCCGTACGTTACGATTTCCGCCACCGAAGGCCTTTCTGCCGAAAAGAAAAAGCAATTGCTGGAACGCAGCAGCGACGCGGTGGTGCAAAGCATAGGGGCGCCGCTGGCAAGCGTGCGGGTCATGCTGCACGAGCTGCCTGGTGGGCACTATTTGAACGCGGGCCAGTTCAATACGCCTGGTCTGATGTTTGTGGTTGATTTCATCGAAGGCCGTACCGAAGAGCAAAGAAATGCGCTGATTGCTGCACTCAGCAAAACCGGCACTGAAACCACTGGCATTCCTGAAAGTGAGGTTCGTGTGCGCTTGCTTGATTTCCCCAAGGCCAATATGGGCATGGCCGGCGGGATCAGTGCAAAAGCCATGGGTCGATAG
- a CDS encoding SulP family inorganic anion transporter translates to MFAVLDAKRAGLLGRQHWLANIIAGIVVGIVALPLAMAFAIASGVKPEQGLYTAIVAGIAVSLFGGSRVQIAGPTGAFIVILSGVVAQHGVDGLQIATLMAGVILLLFGLARMGAVIKFIPAPVIVGFTAGIGVIIWVGQWKDFFGLPAVQGTHFHEKLWQLLQVLPQFDWATTLLAIVSLVLVIFTSRIPRMSRVPGPLCALVVVTAVQALFNFESVATIGSTFGEIPRGLPTFQWPDITLTRLVELIGPAFAIAMLGAIESLLSAVVADGMTGTRHNSNQELVGQGLANVLAPLFGGIAATGAIARTATNIRNGGNSPIAGVVHAALLVLVLLFLAPLASSIPLATLAAILFVVAWNMSNLRHVVRMVKRAPRADAVILLVTFCLTVFADLVVAVNIGVVLAMLHFLRRMAESVTVRRQDNSMLQKELGHEGIVELPPDVLVYTVEGPFFFAAADAFQRVLTETHTDPKVLLIRLGHVPFMDATGLEALEETVTSLQRRGIRVVLVEANERVLAKLQKMGLINKLGGSNFSHSLAEALARL, encoded by the coding sequence ATGTTTGCTGTTCTGGACGCAAAGCGTGCGGGCTTGCTGGGGCGCCAGCATTGGCTGGCCAATATCATTGCCGGCATTGTTGTTGGCATTGTCGCCTTGCCCCTGGCCATGGCTTTTGCCATTGCCTCGGGAGTCAAGCCCGAGCAAGGGTTGTATACAGCGATTGTTGCAGGCATTGCCGTTTCCTTGTTTGGCGGCAGCCGCGTGCAGATCGCCGGTCCCACCGGGGCATTTATCGTCATTTTGTCGGGTGTCGTGGCCCAGCATGGGGTCGATGGCCTGCAAATCGCCACCCTGATGGCCGGCGTCATTCTGCTGCTGTTCGGCCTGGCCCGCATGGGGGCGGTCATCAAGTTCATTCCGGCGCCGGTCATCGTCGGGTTTACAGCGGGTATCGGTGTCATCATTTGGGTGGGGCAGTGGAAGGACTTTTTCGGCCTGCCTGCGGTTCAGGGCACGCACTTTCATGAAAAGCTCTGGCAACTGCTGCAAGTGCTGCCGCAATTCGACTGGGCGACCACTTTGCTGGCCATTGTTTCGCTGGTGCTGGTTATTTTTACCTCGCGTATCCCGCGCATGTCGCGTGTGCCAGGCCCCTTGTGCGCCCTGGTCGTGGTAACGGCAGTTCAGGCTTTGTTCAATTTTGAAAGCGTTGCCACCATAGGCAGCACATTTGGCGAAATACCCCGGGGCCTACCCACATTCCAATGGCCCGACATCACATTGACCCGGTTGGTAGAGCTGATCGGCCCCGCATTTGCCATTGCCATGCTGGGCGCAATCGAGTCATTACTGTCGGCCGTGGTGGCTGACGGCATGACGGGTACCCGCCATAACTCCAACCAGGAGTTGGTTGGGCAGGGCCTGGCCAATGTACTGGCGCCCTTGTTCGGAGGTATTGCGGCCACTGGTGCGATTGCCCGTACGGCCACCAATATCCGCAACGGCGGCAACAGTCCCATAGCAGGCGTTGTTCATGCCGCCTTGCTGGTTCTGGTGTTGTTGTTCCTGGCGCCGCTGGCAAGCAGCATACCGCTGGCCACACTGGCTGCCATTCTATTCGTGGTGGCCTGGAATATGAGTAATCTGCGCCACGTCGTGCGAATGGTCAAGCGGGCTCCACGGGCCGATGCGGTGATCTTGCTGGTCACATTTTGCCTGACTGTTTTTGCGGATCTGGTGGTGGCCGTAAACATAGGTGTCGTGCTGGCCATGTTGCATTTCCTGCGCAGAATGGCGGAAAGCGTCACCGTGCGCCGGCAAGATAACAGCATGCTGCAAAAAGAGCTTGGCCACGAAGGCATTGTGGAACTGCCGCCAGATGTATTGGTGTATACGGTTGAAGGGCCTTTTTTCTTTGCGGCGGCTGATGCTTTTCAAAGGGTGTTGACGGAAACCCATACCGACCCCAAGGTGTTGCTGATCCGGCTGGGGCATGTGCCCTTTATGGATGCCACCGGCCTCGAGGCGCTGGAAGAAACCGTAACGAGCCTGCAGCGCAGGGGAATACGCGTGGTGCTTGTGGAAGCCAATGAGCGCGTGCTGGCGAAACTGCAAAAAATGGGCTTGATCAACAAGCTGGGCGGCTCGAACTTTAGCCACAGTCTGGCCGAGGCGCTGGCGCGCTTGTAG
- a CDS encoding DUF924 family protein codes for MATAQIQQAQELVDFWLEAGSAAWFTKNPAFDARFKQRFLSLHQAAARGELDSWADHAVGSLALVLLLDQFPRNAFRGTPAMFATDALARRYARKAIDAGHIEQVAPELSLFFCVPFIHSEAIDDQRYGVELYREFSPEALSFAVDHCDIIARFGRFPHRNPVLGRQSTADELQFLADGGFAG; via the coding sequence ATGGCTACGGCGCAAATCCAGCAAGCACAAGAGCTGGTCGATTTCTGGCTTGAAGCTGGCTCAGCAGCCTGGTTTACCAAGAACCCTGCGTTCGATGCCAGGTTCAAGCAGCGCTTTCTAAGTCTGCATCAGGCGGCGGCCCGCGGCGAGCTCGATAGCTGGGCGGACCACGCTGTGGGCAGCTTGGCGCTTGTCCTGTTGCTTGACCAGTTCCCGCGCAATGCCTTCCGTGGCACGCCAGCCATGTTTGCCACCGATGCCCTGGCTCGGCGGTATGCCCGCAAAGCCATTGACGCAGGCCATATTGAACAGGTAGCCCCCGAGCTGTCGCTGTTCTTCTGTGTGCCTTTCATTCATTCGGAAGCCATCGATGACCAGCGTTACGGCGTTGAGCTCTATCGCGAGTTCAGTCCCGAGGCCTTGAGCTTTGCCGTTGATCATTGCGACATCATCGCCCGTTTTGGGCGCTTCCCGCATCGCAACCCCGTCCTGGGTCGCCAAAGCACGGCAGACGAGCTTCAGTTTCTGGCTGACGGCGGGTTCGCAGGCTAG